The following are encoded together in the Lactuca sativa cultivar Salinas chromosome 1, Lsat_Salinas_v11, whole genome shotgun sequence genome:
- the LOC111885910 gene encoding glycolipid transfer protein 1 isoform X2, translating to MEETVFTPAIEGMKHMKSDHGEILTKPFLDACKTLLPILDKFGASMAVVKSDISGNISRLDSKYNENPTRFNYLYALVQAEVETNTAKNSSSCTNGLLWLTRAMDFLVELFRNLYQHQDWSMQQACNDSYSKTLKKWHGWIASSSFTVAIKLVPDRKKFMDVIASKGDTYVDMDKFCESFSPVLVQIHKFLHSCGLDSMKAA from the exons ATGGAAGAAACGGTATTTACACCTGCAATAGAAGGAATGAAGCATATGAAGTCCGATCATGGAGAAATCTTAACTAAGCCTTTCTTAGACGCATGCAAAACATTGCTGCCTATTCTAG ATAAATTCGGAGCTTCCATGGCTGTTGTAAAATCCGATATAAGTGGAAACATATCA AGATTGGATTCTAAGTATAATGAAAACCCTACTAGATTCAACTACTTATATGCTCTTGTTCAAGCCGAAGTTGAAACAAATACTGCAAAGAATTCATCAAGTTGCACCAATGGTCTTCTTTGGTTAACAAG AGCAATGGACTTCTTAGTGGAACTTTTCCGTAACTTATACCAACATCAAGATTGGTCAATGCAACAAGCTTGCAATGATTCCTATAGCAAGACTTTGAAGAAATGGCATGGATGGATTGCAAGTTCAAGTTTCACT GTTGCCATTAAGCTGGTTCCTGATAGGAAAAAGTTCATGGATGTGATAGCAAGCAAGGGAGATACATATGTTGACATGGACAAATTCTGTGAATCCTTTTCACCAGTTTTGGTTCAGATTCACAAGTTCTTG CATTCTTGTGGTTTGGATTCTATGAAGGCGGCATGA
- the LOC111885910 gene encoding glycolipid transfer protein 1 isoform X1, whose product MEETVFTPAIEGMKHMKSDHGEILTKPFLDACKTLLPILDKFGASMAVVKSDISGNISRLDSKYNENPTRFNYLYALVQAEVETNTAKNSSSCTNGLLWLTRAMDFLVELFRNLYQHQDWSMQQACNDSYSKTLKKWHGWIASSSFTVAIKLVPDRKKFMDVIASKGDTYVDMDKFCESFSPVLVQIHKFLVKIIFMFFFSFIQTRK is encoded by the exons ATGGAAGAAACGGTATTTACACCTGCAATAGAAGGAATGAAGCATATGAAGTCCGATCATGGAGAAATCTTAACTAAGCCTTTCTTAGACGCATGCAAAACATTGCTGCCTATTCTAG ATAAATTCGGAGCTTCCATGGCTGTTGTAAAATCCGATATAAGTGGAAACATATCA AGATTGGATTCTAAGTATAATGAAAACCCTACTAGATTCAACTACTTATATGCTCTTGTTCAAGCCGAAGTTGAAACAAATACTGCAAAGAATTCATCAAGTTGCACCAATGGTCTTCTTTGGTTAACAAG AGCAATGGACTTCTTAGTGGAACTTTTCCGTAACTTATACCAACATCAAGATTGGTCAATGCAACAAGCTTGCAATGATTCCTATAGCAAGACTTTGAAGAAATGGCATGGATGGATTGCAAGTTCAAGTTTCACT GTTGCCATTAAGCTGGTTCCTGATAGGAAAAAGTTCATGGATGTGATAGCAAGCAAGGGAGATACATATGTTGACATGGACAAATTCTGTGAATCCTTTTCACCAGTTTTGGTTCAGATTCACAAGTTCTTGGTAAAAAttatattcatgttttttttttcatttatccaAACAAGGAAATGA